One segment of Rubripirellula amarantea DNA contains the following:
- a CDS encoding arylsulfatase, translating to MNCKLSCDKPPVAQMRVSSSFAQPLRGKAQSSRSFLVKACLVVAAIAFVSQDNKAVSDDVPKRPNVVVILADDQGWGDLSCNGNPNLSTPHIDSLARDGARVEHFYVCAVCSPTRAEFLTGRYHTRMGVYSTSTGGERFDAGEQTIAEVFRQSGYATAAYGKWHSGMQWPYHPNARGFDDYYGFCSGHWGNYFSPMLEHNGKIVKGEGFLVDDLTNHAIEFIDAHREESFFVYLPLNTPHSPMQVPDPFWDKFKDKDLVPDPAKENQKKNDVGHSRAALAMCENIDFNVGRLLSHLESSGLADDTIVVYFSDNGPNGARFNGGMRGRKGSTHEGGLRSPLLIRYPRKIRPGTRVTQVSAAIDLLPTLSELTGTSHDSRLPLDGQSIASLLVNPDSVPPKPLADRIVFSAWNGKVSARDQRYRMQFDGGLYDIENDPGERMDLREQKPEEARRLGDAMAKWIEQTEPRKSSDALDRPITMGHPQAVWDQLPARDAEPIGGMVRSNRYPNCTYMTNWTSPDDAIVWDADVLSDGEFEVVMYYACEPSSVGSVVRLEFGEQAIESVIQHANVSDLVGAADDRVVRQEGYVKDWRPMNLGTIRLAAGRAMLKLSASKVNGGEVAEMRLLMLKRLPSAEPSK from the coding sequence ATGAATTGCAAGCTGTCTTGCGACAAGCCGCCGGTAGCACAAATGCGTGTTTCGTCATCGTTTGCTCAACCGCTGCGAGGGAAAGCACAATCTTCGAGATCGTTCTTAGTGAAGGCATGCCTTGTCGTCGCAGCTATTGCCTTCGTTTCACAAGATAACAAAGCGGTCAGTGATGACGTCCCCAAGCGTCCCAATGTCGTGGTGATTTTGGCCGACGATCAAGGGTGGGGGGACTTGAGTTGCAATGGCAACCCCAACCTATCCACGCCGCATATCGATTCGCTGGCTAGAGATGGCGCCAGAGTTGAACATTTCTATGTATGCGCCGTCTGTTCACCCACTCGAGCTGAGTTCTTGACCGGACGCTATCACACTCGAATGGGTGTTTACAGCACTTCGACGGGCGGTGAACGCTTTGACGCCGGCGAGCAAACGATTGCAGAAGTGTTTCGCCAGTCCGGATACGCTACGGCGGCGTACGGAAAATGGCACAGCGGCATGCAGTGGCCGTATCACCCGAACGCTCGTGGGTTTGATGATTACTATGGCTTTTGCAGCGGACACTGGGGCAACTACTTTTCGCCCATGCTTGAACACAATGGCAAGATTGTCAAAGGCGAAGGTTTCTTGGTTGATGATCTGACGAACCACGCGATCGAATTTATCGATGCTCATCGTGAAGAGTCGTTTTTCGTTTACTTGCCTCTCAATACGCCGCACTCTCCGATGCAGGTTCCAGATCCATTTTGGGATAAGTTCAAGGACAAAGACTTAGTGCCGGATCCTGCCAAGGAAAACCAGAAGAAGAACGATGTGGGCCACTCACGTGCAGCGCTGGCGATGTGTGAGAATATTGATTTTAACGTTGGGCGTTTACTGTCGCATTTAGAATCTTCCGGGTTGGCGGACGACACAATCGTTGTTTACTTCAGCGACAACGGTCCTAATGGAGCGCGGTTTAACGGAGGGATGCGTGGACGAAAGGGGTCAACTCACGAAGGTGGATTAAGGTCACCGTTGCTGATCCGCTACCCGAGGAAAATCAGGCCTGGCACCCGAGTCACGCAGGTGTCCGCTGCTATCGATCTATTGCCCACACTCTCTGAATTGACGGGCACGAGCCACGATTCGCGATTGCCGCTCGATGGTCAATCGATCGCGAGCTTGTTGGTGAATCCCGACTCGGTACCACCCAAGCCCCTTGCTGATCGCATCGTGTTTTCGGCTTGGAACGGAAAGGTTTCGGCGAGAGATCAGCGCTATCGCATGCAGTTCGATGGTGGTCTTTACGACATCGAAAATGATCCTGGCGAACGGATGGATCTGAGGGAGCAGAAGCCTGAAGAGGCGCGAAGGCTCGGCGATGCGATGGCAAAGTGGATCGAGCAAACGGAACCTCGCAAGTCGTCCGATGCACTCGATCGTCCAATCACGATGGGGCATCCCCAAGCCGTTTGGGATCAATTGCCCGCCCGCGACGCCGAGCCGATCGGTGGCATGGTTCGTAGCAATCGCTATCCAAATTGTACCTACATGACGAACTGGACATCGCCGGACGATGCGATCGTGTGGGATGCCGACGTGCTATCCGACGGCGAGTTTGAGGTGGTCATGTACTACGCTTGTGAACCATCAAGTGTGGGGTCGGTGGTTCGACTTGAATTTGGTGAGCAAGCGATTGAATCAGTCATTCAGCACGCCAACGTGAGCGATTTAGTGGGCGCTGCCGATGATCGAGTCGTGCGTCAGGAAGGCTATGTGAAAGACTGGCGGCCAATGAATCTTGGGACCATTCGACTCGCTGCAGGCCGAGCGATGCTCAAGCTATCAGCGTCAAAGGTCAATGGTGGCGAAGTGGCTGAGATGAGATTGTTGATGCTGAAGCGGTTGCCATCAGCCGAACCTTCAAAGTAG
- a CDS encoding PDZ domain-containing protein, giving the protein MMNPLNNIAVLFCCWLAWQGTATADDVAYRKAMAQSVRAAADHVLPSVVRVEVIGTSGEVKGEVEQDAPTSGLIVSDSGEILVSSIVMRRPSATILVVLPDGSRSAATLVAQDHHRDLVLLKIKTDAKLQPVDLSAPTDTPIGATTIAVGRYGSKQSPMVSTGILSAKGRLDGIAIQTDARVTPAMYGGPLIDLYGNVLGVLIPAVAEGGAEDATSWYDSGIAFAIPSDVIAKKLQRLRDGKDIKKGIIGIVAASKDTNDTDTSIAAVRTRSAAELAGVRAGDVVLSVQGTPVTRYQQIRQVLGSYDAEETITLKVKRGDQELDIDVVLTDSIPPLQPQRLGVAISENRLDDDNYRLIIDAIIPGTAADGLLKPGDQITKFDGQDVDSLSSLRRKFISADPDRKVKLEFSRDSNLETREIDLSDVAGAAIESLPANWQVDDKEWETSEIKLPDSANVAAYVAPPVAEGEALTKDLGLMVLLLEPGKEKPIDAVKSWQPSAKALGVVVCAIASEDASRWQPKELEVVANFASAMLKKAPIDSNAVAVTSMGAVTGTKASAADSMALAVAFSQSERFFGVAVAAESRPPAVRLRQNEPSTSLQIFMPTSTKDELPTWSAAVEQAGYPIILGGNAKDKDVLRWVRLLQTL; this is encoded by the coding sequence ATGATGAACCCGCTTAACAACATCGCCGTTCTGTTTTGCTGTTGGCTCGCCTGGCAGGGCACCGCTACCGCCGATGACGTTGCGTATCGAAAGGCAATGGCTCAATCGGTGCGTGCCGCCGCCGATCATGTGTTGCCGTCAGTCGTTCGCGTTGAAGTGATCGGCACTAGTGGCGAGGTCAAAGGAGAGGTTGAGCAAGACGCGCCCACGTCAGGTTTGATCGTTAGCGACAGTGGCGAAATCTTGGTGTCGAGTATCGTCATGCGACGTCCCTCGGCAACAATTTTGGTCGTATTGCCCGATGGGTCGCGCAGCGCCGCAACTCTTGTGGCGCAAGATCATCATCGTGACTTGGTTTTGCTGAAGATCAAAACGGATGCGAAACTTCAACCAGTTGATTTAAGCGCGCCAACGGACACTCCCATCGGGGCAACGACCATCGCGGTGGGGCGATATGGGTCCAAGCAATCGCCCATGGTTAGCACCGGGATCTTAAGTGCCAAAGGTCGGCTCGATGGCATTGCCATTCAGACGGACGCACGAGTCACCCCGGCAATGTACGGTGGCCCGCTGATCGATTTGTACGGCAACGTACTAGGCGTTTTGATTCCCGCGGTTGCCGAAGGCGGAGCAGAAGATGCGACTAGCTGGTACGACTCTGGAATCGCGTTTGCTATCCCGAGCGATGTTATCGCGAAGAAACTGCAGCGACTTCGCGATGGCAAGGACATCAAAAAAGGCATCATCGGTATCGTCGCTGCCAGCAAGGACACTAACGATACCGATACCAGCATCGCGGCAGTTCGCACACGATCGGCCGCCGAATTGGCTGGTGTTCGGGCGGGCGATGTGGTGTTGAGCGTTCAAGGGACTCCGGTCACGCGGTACCAGCAAATACGCCAAGTACTCGGCAGCTACGACGCCGAAGAAACGATCACGTTGAAGGTCAAACGCGGTGACCAAGAATTGGATATCGACGTGGTGCTGACCGATTCCATACCGCCGCTTCAACCTCAACGCTTGGGGGTAGCGATCTCAGAGAACCGTTTGGACGACGACAATTATCGGTTAATTATTGATGCGATCATCCCCGGCACAGCTGCCGATGGCTTGCTTAAGCCTGGTGACCAGATCACGAAGTTTGATGGGCAAGACGTCGATTCCCTTTCGTCGCTACGACGCAAATTCATTTCGGCTGACCCCGATCGCAAAGTTAAGCTGGAATTTTCGCGAGACTCGAATCTCGAAACTCGCGAAATTGATTTATCTGATGTCGCTGGTGCTGCCATCGAATCGTTGCCCGCGAACTGGCAAGTCGACGACAAGGAATGGGAAACATCGGAAATCAAGTTGCCCGACTCAGCCAACGTGGCCGCCTATGTGGCACCACCGGTTGCCGAAGGCGAAGCGTTGACCAAGGACCTTGGCCTGATGGTTTTATTGTTGGAACCCGGCAAAGAGAAGCCGATTGACGCAGTCAAATCATGGCAACCGTCGGCCAAAGCGTTAGGCGTGGTCGTCTGTGCCATTGCTTCGGAAGACGCCAGTCGTTGGCAACCCAAGGAACTGGAAGTGGTTGCGAATTTTGCATCCGCGATGCTGAAGAAAGCTCCCATTGACTCCAACGCCGTAGCGGTAACATCGATGGGTGCGGTCACCGGAACGAAGGCATCCGCAGCGGATTCGATGGCGTTAGCCGTTGCGTTTTCGCAAAGCGAACGATTTTTTGGCGTAGCCGTCGCGGCGGAATCTCGCCCTCCCGCGGTGCGTTTGCGTCAAAACGAACCGTCGACATCACTGCAAATTTTCATGCCGACTTCGACCAAGGATGAATTGCCAACATGGTCTGCTGCTGTGGAACAGGCGGGCTATCCAATCATCTTGGGTGGAAATGCAAAGGACAAAGACGTGCTTCGATGGGTGCGTTTGCTGCAAACGTTGTAA
- a CDS encoding NPCBM/NEW2 domain-containing protein — MNLLTFVCVALAGILPVEVSTTSGETYQGSLSAIATDGLVLDQDGAKQTISLEELTGLSVVDAPPRTGPKSQITFVGGSRIFARDIRIAGETAEIELPRQPLLRVPVQSIRAIRFAGPAAETDAAWLGILEKETRGDTMVIRRPGNRLDPTIGIVEGIAGDKVNFNLDGDSVAAPIDRLEGIIFGATSSSKSSKPVTITDVYGSTWLVDEVVAEPSSPSLEIRFDNAIHRLPLELLSSIRWSSGLMMLASVEPAETSLKPSLAVNIDPALVESLLGPQSVGLEDLILRGGCSTEYRIEDGFRTFSGSVRRDERVKSASEVSVRILLDGELVWKESLPDAQARGFELDINNARRVTLQVDSGNDGDMGTTIRFNRPRLLK, encoded by the coding sequence TTGAATTTATTGACATTCGTTTGCGTCGCTCTTGCGGGAATCCTTCCTGTGGAAGTGAGCACAACATCGGGCGAAACCTATCAAGGTAGCCTTTCCGCGATCGCGACCGATGGCTTGGTGCTTGATCAAGACGGAGCGAAACAAACAATTAGTTTGGAAGAATTGACGGGCCTTTCCGTCGTGGATGCCCCACCTAGAACGGGCCCCAAATCGCAAATCACATTTGTGGGCGGTTCGCGAATCTTTGCACGCGATATTCGGATCGCTGGCGAAACCGCCGAGATCGAACTCCCGCGGCAACCTTTGCTTCGCGTTCCTGTTCAATCCATTCGTGCGATTCGGTTTGCGGGGCCCGCCGCTGAAACCGATGCTGCGTGGCTGGGAATTCTCGAAAAAGAGACTCGTGGCGATACGATGGTGATTCGTCGCCCTGGCAACCGACTCGATCCAACGATTGGAATTGTCGAAGGCATTGCCGGTGACAAGGTAAATTTCAATCTGGACGGTGACTCTGTGGCCGCTCCCATCGATCGGCTCGAGGGAATCATCTTTGGTGCGACCTCGTCGTCGAAATCGTCTAAGCCTGTCACGATCACCGATGTCTACGGATCGACGTGGTTGGTTGACGAAGTCGTTGCTGAACCCAGTTCACCGAGCTTAGAAATACGTTTCGACAATGCCATACATCGTTTGCCGCTAGAACTTCTTAGCTCGATCCGTTGGTCTAGCGGATTGATGATGCTGGCGAGCGTCGAACCGGCTGAGACGAGTTTAAAGCCATCGTTGGCAGTCAACATTGATCCAGCTCTCGTTGAAAGTTTGCTAGGACCTCAATCCGTCGGACTAGAAGACTTGATATTGCGCGGCGGATGTTCAACCGAATATCGAATTGAAGACGGGTTCCGAACCTTCAGCGGCTCGGTGCGTCGCGACGAACGGGTGAAGTCAGCCAGCGAGGTGAGCGTGCGCATTTTACTTGATGGCGAATTGGTATGGAAAGAATCACTCCCCGACGCCCAGGCACGTGGATTCGAATTGGACATCAACAACGCAAGACGAGTCACGTTGCAGGTCGATTCCGGCAACGATGGTGATATGGGTACAACGATCCGTTTCAACCGACCCCGTTTGTTGAAATAG
- a CDS encoding S1C family serine protease, giving the protein MRTIFQFALIALACVGNVSTTVADGPLQLPSIVAEAEQARVEAVNRATPSAVSIFIPGGGGGGSGVLISPEGYALTNFHVTSPAGSFMRCSLANGNVYDAVIVGIDPVGDLAMIQLLGEDGPRNDWAYATMGNSRAAQAGDWCMVIGNPFLLASNLEPTVTWGILSGVNRYQYPSGTLLEYGDCLQTDASINPGNSGGPIYDAQGRVLGIVGRCSFEKRGRVNVGVGYAISINQCKNFLGYLRSGRILDHATLGATVATAPDGGGVRVTNILESSDAYRRGLRYDSEILEIDGRIVSTANDLQNVMATFPSGWRVKVRFRENGKTQETLVRLRSVHLPDELLEKMKGALPPPPPREEPKPEEGEEEDGESEDDPHGHTTVAESGDIPENVQARLIERNGYANYFFNEQEQQSFIESLRKQNPITDADRESPPRSNWVITGITDDAKAEPVKLMITDEKIAMVVGERSLEADGKGDIYDAISARSIGGITAALDGWRRMIADGPKKFGECYYLGTMPLGGERPLRDCMVGIDGEIEVRFLSHPDSQMVEVIEAFADRDEDPAELWITHDIGNTDAVPSTLDLRYGTESFLKIKVTDWTSTLPDKPNDPGKAIAPEGSNEPKNTGAES; this is encoded by the coding sequence ATGAGAACGATATTTCAGTTCGCGTTGATCGCATTGGCATGCGTAGGGAACGTTAGCACCACGGTCGCCGATGGACCTTTGCAACTACCGTCGATCGTTGCGGAAGCCGAACAGGCTAGAGTCGAAGCCGTCAATCGCGCGACTCCCTCAGCAGTCAGCATCTTCATCCCCGGTGGTGGAGGTGGCGGTAGTGGCGTGTTGATCTCGCCCGAGGGTTATGCGTTGACCAACTTTCACGTCACATCGCCCGCCGGTTCTTTCATGCGATGTAGCCTTGCCAATGGCAATGTCTACGATGCAGTCATCGTGGGAATCGATCCCGTCGGCGACTTAGCCATGATTCAACTGCTTGGCGAAGATGGCCCAAGAAACGACTGGGCGTATGCCACCATGGGTAATTCGCGAGCTGCGCAGGCTGGCGATTGGTGCATGGTGATTGGCAACCCCTTTTTGTTGGCTTCGAATCTTGAACCAACGGTCACCTGGGGAATCCTGAGCGGTGTCAATCGCTATCAGTATCCATCAGGCACCTTGCTTGAATATGGCGATTGCCTGCAAACCGATGCATCGATCAATCCAGGCAACTCGGGCGGACCAATCTACGATGCTCAAGGCAGGGTGCTTGGTATCGTCGGTCGTTGCTCATTCGAAAAACGCGGCCGCGTGAATGTCGGCGTTGGATACGCGATCTCAATCAACCAATGCAAGAACTTCCTGGGCTATCTTCGCAGCGGACGCATTCTTGATCACGCGACGCTTGGCGCGACCGTGGCAACGGCCCCGGACGGAGGTGGCGTGCGCGTTACAAACATCCTGGAATCCAGTGATGCGTATCGGCGTGGCCTGCGATACGATTCCGAGATTCTGGAAATCGACGGGCGAATTGTTAGCACGGCCAACGATCTGCAGAACGTGATGGCGACCTTCCCGAGTGGTTGGCGAGTGAAGGTTCGATTTCGCGAAAACGGCAAGACGCAGGAAACGCTCGTGCGACTCCGCAGCGTTCACTTGCCTGATGAACTGCTCGAAAAAATGAAAGGAGCTTTGCCTCCGCCGCCACCGCGTGAAGAGCCCAAACCTGAAGAAGGCGAAGAAGAGGATGGCGAGAGTGAAGATGACCCGCACGGGCACACGACCGTGGCGGAATCTGGCGACATCCCAGAAAACGTGCAAGCGAGATTGATCGAACGCAATGGTTATGCCAACTATTTTTTCAACGAACAGGAACAGCAATCCTTCATCGAGTCGTTGCGTAAGCAGAACCCGATCACAGACGCCGATCGTGAATCTCCACCACGCAGCAATTGGGTGATCACGGGAATCACAGATGACGCAAAAGCAGAACCAGTAAAGTTAATGATCACGGACGAAAAGATCGCGATGGTAGTGGGCGAGCGATCGCTAGAGGCGGATGGCAAAGGCGATATTTACGATGCCATATCGGCACGTTCAATCGGTGGTATTACCGCCGCACTCGACGGTTGGCGGCGAATGATCGCGGACGGGCCCAAGAAATTTGGCGAATGTTATTATCTGGGTACGATGCCGCTCGGGGGTGAACGACCGCTTCGTGATTGCATGGTCGGAATTGACGGTGAAATTGAAGTGCGTTTTCTTTCGCATCCTGATTCTCAAATGGTCGAAGTGATCGAAGCGTTCGCGGACCGCGATGAAGATCCCGCCGAGTTGTGGATCACTCACGATATCGGCAACACCGATGCCGTGCCGAGCACATTAGATCTTCGTTATGGAACCGAGTCGTTCTTAAAGATTAAAGTCACCGACTGGACTTCAACATTGCCAGACAAGCCAAACGATCCCGGCAAAGCAATCGCGCCAGAAGGATCCAACGAACCGAAAAACACAGGAGCCGAATCATGA
- a CDS encoding DUF1559 domain-containing protein, whose amino-acid sequence MSGQDPFSDPFASQQSPKGIPPLGPPPGQPGQIGPPPAKKGMSSCLIAAICLFAFIPILGVCAGLLLPAVQAAREAARRVNCSNNLKQIGLALHNYHSAYQTFPPAYTVDQNGRPMHSWRAMILPFLEQQALYEQIDFNKPWDHPDNQAAMSSAVSVYSCPSTVVEPNYTTYLAIDHPNGVFSGSRPTRINKITDGTANTVMVVEHDSGFAVPWMQPQDIDMNQFLQPGIASTAGGHPGGGHVLMSDGAVQFLTHSASAEIRTSMVIMNEDEGGIAPMLDATSTEAVPGDLSNTGDLSNTGDLPNMDDTAVPADGISFRHRPSGARFVRPSQEWSLLTGRAAASVNPIANAVLLHNGNDNHRERIGILIIESLADISSEPIDMKQLAMNLAESMEMENKTIEDIEEADVNGLSVIRYVVAGDVTDAGRLRYCCLVFEKNEFLFQVIAFAAADDAEADDQHFRSIHQALTFASSP is encoded by the coding sequence ATGAGCGGACAGGATCCTTTTAGTGACCCTTTTGCAAGTCAACAGTCTCCCAAGGGAATTCCGCCGTTGGGGCCGCCACCGGGTCAACCCGGTCAAATAGGTCCGCCACCAGCAAAAAAAGGCATGTCGTCGTGTTTGATCGCGGCGATTTGCCTGTTTGCGTTCATTCCCATCCTGGGCGTATGCGCGGGGTTGCTTTTGCCGGCCGTGCAGGCGGCACGTGAAGCGGCGCGACGAGTGAACTGCAGCAACAACCTAAAGCAAATTGGTTTGGCGCTGCACAATTATCACTCCGCCTATCAAACGTTTCCGCCTGCTTATACGGTCGATCAAAATGGTCGCCCGATGCATTCATGGCGAGCGATGATCTTGCCATTCTTGGAACAGCAAGCCTTGTATGAGCAGATTGACTTTAACAAGCCTTGGGATCACCCGGATAATCAAGCGGCGATGTCGAGCGCGGTGTCCGTGTACTCGTGTCCGTCGACGGTCGTAGAGCCGAACTACACAACCTACTTGGCGATTGATCATCCCAACGGCGTGTTCTCGGGCAGCCGGCCGACTCGGATCAACAAAATCACCGATGGTACCGCCAACACCGTGATGGTTGTCGAGCACGATTCAGGTTTCGCGGTTCCGTGGATGCAGCCGCAGGACATTGATATGAATCAGTTTCTGCAGCCCGGAATCGCGTCAACCGCAGGAGGTCACCCGGGCGGAGGACATGTGCTGATGAGCGACGGAGCAGTTCAGTTCTTAACCCATTCAGCGTCGGCGGAGATTCGCACGTCGATGGTAATCATGAACGAGGATGAAGGCGGTATCGCCCCAATGCTAGATGCGACTTCAACGGAAGCCGTTCCTGGCGATCTGTCCAATACGGGCGATCTGTCCAATACGGGCGATCTGCCCAATATGGATGACACTGCGGTTCCGGCAGACGGAATCTCGTTTCGTCATCGACCTAGTGGGGCGCGTTTTGTTCGGCCATCGCAGGAATGGTCACTCTTGACCGGTAGGGCCGCCGCAAGTGTCAATCCGATCGCCAACGCGGTGCTGTTGCACAACGGCAATGACAATCACCGAGAACGAATCGGAATTCTGATCATTGAATCGCTCGCAGACATATCCAGCGAACCGATCGATATGAAGCAGTTGGCCATGAACTTGGCGGAATCCATGGAAATGGAAAACAAGACAATTGAGGATATCGAGGAAGCGGACGTGAACGGACTGTCGGTGATTCGATACGTCGTGGCGGGCGATGTGACCGATGCTGGTCGGTTGCGGTACTGTTGCCTCGTGTTTGAAAAGAACGAATTCCTGTTTCAAGTGATTGCGTTTGCTGCGGCCGATGACGCCGAAGCAGATGATCAGCACTTTCGATCCATTCACCAAGCGTTAACGTTCGCATCATCACCGTGA
- a CDS encoding glycosyltransferase family 4 protein produces the protein MKIACLIHSLDGGGAERVMAGLASRLANRSHQVTLITLDDGTSDRHRVNKCVQRLALNVMGPSRGKLSGAWNVLHRVHRIRTELAKVSPDVLLSFCDRTNVLAGLAVGPVKSHGHIPTVLSERSDPTRQKLPKLWRWLRRRAYRSADLIVTQTDDAADFFREHGFRTPVQVIASAVDQPPFASDRKMAASNRRIIGVGRLAHEKGFDRLLDAFAILSPKYPDWTLRILGEGDRRPDLEKQIADYGLTDRVSLPGWVSPAWNELGEATIFVLPSRYEGFPSALMEAMAMGVPSVALAEQAGSKAIIRDRENGWLAGPTAEEIAKAIEETISNESQREVIARNGVDVLETFGWDVMVDAYERALRASIPS, from the coding sequence GTGAAAATCGCTTGCCTGATCCATTCGCTCGACGGCGGAGGTGCTGAACGCGTGATGGCTGGCCTAGCCTCTCGATTGGCTAACCGGTCACACCAGGTAACTCTTATCACGCTTGACGACGGCACTAGCGATCGTCATCGGGTCAACAAATGCGTACAACGCCTCGCCCTGAACGTGATGGGGCCTAGTCGCGGCAAGCTCTCCGGTGCCTGGAATGTCCTGCACCGAGTTCACAGAATCCGAACCGAACTGGCCAAAGTTTCGCCCGACGTGCTGCTGTCGTTTTGTGATCGCACCAACGTTTTAGCTGGCCTAGCAGTCGGGCCGGTTAAAAGCCACGGTCACATCCCCACCGTGCTGAGCGAGCGTAGTGATCCAACGCGTCAAAAGCTGCCCAAGCTATGGCGATGGTTGCGTCGGCGAGCGTACCGCAGCGCGGACTTGATTGTCACGCAAACCGACGACGCGGCTGATTTTTTTCGCGAACACGGCTTCCGCACTCCGGTGCAAGTCATTGCATCCGCTGTGGACCAACCACCTTTCGCCAGCGATCGCAAAATGGCGGCTAGCAATCGACGGATCATCGGCGTCGGCCGACTCGCCCACGAAAAAGGCTTCGATCGCTTGCTGGATGCTTTTGCGATCCTGTCACCTAAGTATCCCGACTGGACGCTGCGAATTTTGGGAGAAGGCGATCGGCGGCCCGATCTGGAAAAGCAAATCGCTGACTACGGGTTGACTGACCGAGTGAGCTTGCCCGGTTGGGTTAGCCCTGCGTGGAACGAACTTGGCGAAGCAACGATATTTGTTCTGCCGTCACGTTACGAAGGATTCCCGTCGGCGCTGATGGAAGCCATGGCTATGGGTGTGCCGTCGGTGGCGTTGGCCGAGCAAGCGGGATCGAAAGCCATCATTCGCGATCGTGAGAACGGATGGCTTGCTGGCCCCACGGCCGAAGAGATCGCCAAAGCAATCGAAGAAACCATCAGCAACGAATCCCAACGCGAGGTGATCGCTCGAAACGGCGTCGACGTCCTTGAAACATTCGGCTGGGACGTCATGGTCGACGCCTATGAACGAGCACTCCGAGCATCAATTCCCTCGTAG
- a CDS encoding S1C family serine protease: MYGAGGLKELEAYQSGFLVSPEGHIATAWSYVLDVEPIVLLDDGRRFEAEIIHFDPAIEIAVLKIEASGLPYFAVPKTRTVNYGDPVLAISNLFNVATGNEPASVMQGTVAAIAPLDARSGTFETPYRGDVLVLDLIANNPGAAGGALVDSDGNLVGMLGKELRDAATGVWLNYALPADVFRKTIGDIIAGRVATTTQTKDPMLPRNESHNIQSLGLVLVPDVLETTPAFVDEVIEGTPAYASKLRPDDLILLVDGQRVENQRSLAKLLRTIDRRDNVAMTIQRDTEILTVVLKP, encoded by the coding sequence ATCTATGGCGCTGGCGGACTGAAAGAACTCGAAGCCTATCAAAGTGGCTTCTTGGTTTCGCCTGAAGGACACATTGCGACCGCGTGGAGTTACGTGCTTGATGTAGAGCCGATTGTGTTACTCGATGATGGCCGCCGCTTTGAAGCTGAAATCATCCACTTCGATCCCGCGATTGAAATTGCCGTTTTGAAGATCGAAGCGTCGGGCCTACCGTACTTTGCCGTTCCCAAAACTCGCACGGTGAACTACGGCGACCCGGTTCTGGCGATCAGTAACCTATTCAACGTGGCGACCGGAAATGAACCCGCCAGCGTGATGCAAGGTACGGTCGCCGCGATCGCTCCTCTAGATGCTCGCAGCGGAACCTTCGAAACACCTTACCGAGGCGACGTGCTGGTGCTGGACTTGATCGCCAACAATCCGGGTGCTGCTGGCGGGGCGTTGGTCGATAGCGATGGCAACTTGGTGGGAATGCTGGGAAAAGAACTACGCGACGCGGCAACGGGTGTGTGGCTCAACTATGCACTGCCCGCAGATGTTTTTCGAAAGACTATCGGAGACATTATTGCCGGACGTGTGGCCACCACGACGCAAACTAAAGATCCGATGTTGCCTCGCAATGAATCCCACAACATCCAATCACTTGGATTGGTACTCGTGCCCGACGTGCTGGAAACCACTCCTGCGTTCGTGGATGAGGTCATTGAAGGGACTCCCGCTTACGCGAGCAAGTTGCGGCCTGACGACTTGATTTTGCTCGTCGATGGACAGCGAGTGGAAAACCAACGATCTCTTGCAAAACTGTTGCGAACGATTGACCGCCGCGACAACGTTGCAATGACGATTCAACGTGATACTGAAATCCTGACGGTGGTACTGAAGCCATGA